A DNA window from Helianthus annuus cultivar XRQ/B chromosome 15, HanXRQr2.0-SUNRISE, whole genome shotgun sequence contains the following coding sequences:
- the LOC110912671 gene encoding ruvB-like 2: protein MVELKVSESRDLTRIERIGAHSHIRGLGLDSALEPRASSEGMVGQTTARKAAGVIVQMVKEGKIAGRAVLLAGQPGTGKTAIAMGMAKSIGLETPFAMLAGSELFSLEMSKTEALMQAFRKAIGVRIKEETEVIEGEVVEIQIDRPAVTGAASKTGKLTLKTTEMETVYDLGAKMIEALGKDKVQSGDVIAIDKASGKITKLGRSFSRSRDYDAMGPQTKFVQCPDGELQKRKEVVHCVTLHEIDVINSRTQGFLALFTGDTGEIRAEVREQIDTKVAEWREEGKAEIVPGVLFIDEVHMLDIECFSFLNRALENDMAPILVVATNRGITTIRGTNYKSPHGIPIDFLDRLLIISTQPYTEEDIRKILDIRCQEEDVDVSEDAKVLLTKIGVDTSLRYAINLITSAALACQKRKGKVVEMEDVSRAYELFWDVKRSTQYLIEYQSDYMFSEGTMGEEGEGSMMVS, encoded by the exons ATGGTGGAACTAAAAGTCTCAGAGAGCCGAGACTTAACCCGAATCGAGCGAATAGGCGCTCATTCTCACATCCGCGGGCTGGGCCTTGACTCAGCCTTAGAACCCCGTGCCAGCTCTGAAGGTATGGTTGGTCAGACCACAGCCCGTAAAGCAGCTGGCGTTATCGTTCAGATGGTGAAGGAAGGTAAAATCGCAGGTCGAGCCGTTCTTCTCGCCGGACAGCCCGGAACAGGCAAGACCGCCATTGCCATGGGCATGGCTAAGTCAATCGGACTCGAAACTCCGTTCGCCATGCTTGCAGGCAGCGAGCTTTTTTCGCTGGAGATGTCTAAAACAGAAGCACTTATGCAAGCTTTTAG GAAGGCTATTGGTGTAAGGATCAAAGAGGAGACTGAAGTGATCGAAGGGGAAGTTGTTGAAATCCAGATCGACCGTCCAGCAGTGACCGGAGCGGCATCGAAAACCGGGAAGTTGACTTTGAAGACGACGGAGATGGAGACGGTGTATGATCTTGGGGCGAAGATGATCGAAGCATTGGGGAAGGATAAGGTTCAGAGTGGCGATGTGATTGCAATCGATAAGGCTTCGGGGAAGATAACGAAACTCGGGAGGTCGTTTTCGCGGTCTAGAGATTATGATGCAATGGGGCCGCAAACGAAGTTCGTACAGTGTCCGGATGGCGAGCTACAGAAGCGGAAAGAAGTGGTGCATTGCGTTACACTTCATGAAATCGATGTTATCAATAGCAGAACACAGGGGTTTCTTGCTCTTTTCACGGGCGACACTGGTGAAATACGAGCGGAGGTCCGAGAACAAATCGACACAAAGGTTGCGGAGTGGCGAGAGGAAGGAAAAGCCGAGATCGTGCCAGGTGTCCTCTTCATCGACGAAGTCCACATGCTCGACATCGAGTGTTTCTCATTCCTAAACCGTGCCTTAGAAAACGACATGGCACCGATACTAGTCGTCGCCACCAACCGAGGAATCACAACCATTCGCGGCACAAACTACAAATCGCCACACGGGATACCAATCGATTTCCTGGACCGACTCCTCATCATCTCCACACAACCCTACACCGAAGAAGACATTCGCAAGATTCTAGATATAAGGTGTCAAGAGGAAGATGTGGATGTATCAGAAGATGCAAAGGTTTTGTTGACGAAAATCGGGGTGGACACATCGCTAAGATATGCGATAAACTTGATTACGTCAGCCGCGTTGGCTTGTCAAAAGAGGAAAGGGAAGGTTGTTGAGATGGAAGATGTTAGTCGCGCTTACGAGCTGTTTTGGGATGTGAAGAGATCGACGCAGTACTTGATTGAGTATCAAAGCGACTACATGTTCAGTGAAGGAACAATGGGGGAGGAAGGTGAAGGCAGCATGATGGTTTCATAA